A single genomic interval of Pomacea canaliculata isolate SZHN2017 linkage group LG5, ASM307304v1, whole genome shotgun sequence harbors:
- the LOC112563659 gene encoding putative sodium-coupled neutral amino acid transporter 11 isoform X1 has protein sequence MATENSYILGRSQTTSDFSETSSVSDMKHLVEDKDEDKQTSGIPMTSFNFINSIVGSGIIGMPYALRQAGFGLGILMIIAVAAITDYSILLLVEGGHLSNTDTYQDLVLVAFGRPGFYLLTGLQFLYPFIAMVSYNVIIGDTITKIILWMGGDNPGIIHSILGNRQFVIFLTTVLVTLPLSLYRDIGKLGKWAFVSILLILFIVVAVIIRLSTFSHTIPPTEEAWQFARVNVSQAIGIMAFAYMCHHSTFLIHSSLEKPTHQRWGFVVHFSVCFAMIMCLVLGITGYISFTGNAQGDLLENYCWDDILMNISRLAFAITIMLTYPVECFVTREVIENAVFPSHPPAPLWRHISVTIVIVFLTGVISMATDCLGIVLTLNGVLAAAPLAYIIPACCVMRLRQEALLSRSNIGPILLATFGTLVAVIGFIMALVDLVSGVSTCSHGAEPSYCTPMNDNSSITTTFVPLHSSQLAV, from the exons ACGACGTCTGACTTCTCAGAAACCAGCAGCGTCAGTGACATGAAACACCTTGTagaagacaaagatgaagaCAAGCAAACGTCCGGCATCCCCATGACCAGCTTCAATTTCATCAACTCCATCGTTGGCTCGGGCATTATAG GAATGCCATATGCGCTCAGGCAGGCTGGCTTCGGACTTGGCATTTTGATGATTATTGCTGTTGCTGCGATAACAG ATTATTCCATCTTGCTTCTAGTAGAAGGTGGCCACTTATCAAACACAGATACCTATCAG GATCTTGTACTTGTGGCATTTGGGCGTCCGGGATTTTATCTACTGACTGGCTTGCAGTTCTTGTACCCTTTCATTG CCATGGTCAGCTACAATGTCATCATTGGAGACACCATCACGAAAATTATACTTTGGATGGGCGGAGACA ATCCTGGTATTATTCACTCCATACTCGGCAACCGCCAGTTTGTTATATTCCTGACGACAGTTCTAGTCACATTGCCTCTCTCACTCTATCGTGACATTGGGAAGCTGGGCAAA TGGGCGTTTGTTTCCATactgttgattttatttatagttgTGGCTGTCATCATCCGTCTTTCGACTTTTTCACATActat ACCGCCGACAGAGGAAGCCTGGCAGTTCGCTCGCGTCAATGTGTCACAAGCTATTGGCATAATGGCCTTCG CATACATGTGTCATCACAGTACTTTTCTGATCCACTCATCCCTCGAGAAACCAACTCACCAGCGATGGGGCTTCGTGGTGCACTTCAGTGTCTGCTTTGCCATGATCATGTGCCTGGTACTGGGCATTACAGGCTACATATCCTTCACTGGCAATGCACAAG GTGATTTGCTAGAAAACTATTGCTGGGATGATATCCTGATGAACATTTCTCGACTGGCCTTTGCCATCACAATCATGCTCACCTATCCTGTGGAATGTTTTGTCACGCGAGAG GTAATCGAGAATGCTGTGTTTCCGTCACATCCACCAGCTCCTCTTTGGCGGCACATCTCAGTCACCATTGTCATCGTTTTTCTGACAGGAGTCATTTCGATGGCAACAGACTGCCTTGGCATTGTACTCACTCTCAAT GGTGTGTTGGCTGCCGCCCCACTGGCCTACATTATTCCTGCCTGCTGCGTGATGAGGCTACGGCAGGAGGCTCTCCTGTCACGAAGTAACATCGGGCCCATCTTGCTGGCAACGTTTGGCACGCTGGTGGCGGTCATCGGCTTCATCATGGCCCTTGTTGACTTGGTTAGTGGGGTCAGCACCTGCTCACATGGGGCTGAACCCAGCTACTGCACGCCCATGAatgacaacagcagcatcaCAACTACTTTTGTCCCACTACACTCTTCACAGCTGGCCGTTTAA
- the LOC112563659 gene encoding putative sodium-coupled neutral amino acid transporter 11 isoform X2: MKHLVEDKDEDKQTSGIPMTSFNFINSIVGSGIIGMPYALRQAGFGLGILMIIAVAAITDYSILLLVEGGHLSNTDTYQDLVLVAFGRPGFYLLTGLQFLYPFIAMVSYNVIIGDTITKIILWMGGDNPGIIHSILGNRQFVIFLTTVLVTLPLSLYRDIGKLGKWAFVSILLILFIVVAVIIRLSTFSHTIPPTEEAWQFARVNVSQAIGIMAFAYMCHHSTFLIHSSLEKPTHQRWGFVVHFSVCFAMIMCLVLGITGYISFTGNAQGDLLENYCWDDILMNISRLAFAITIMLTYPVECFVTREVIENAVFPSHPPAPLWRHISVTIVIVFLTGVISMATDCLGIVLTLNGVLAAAPLAYIIPACCVMRLRQEALLSRSNIGPILLATFGTLVAVIGFIMALVDLVSGVSTCSHGAEPSYCTPMNDNSSITTTFVPLHSSQLAV, encoded by the exons ATGAAACACCTTGTagaagacaaagatgaagaCAAGCAAACGTCCGGCATCCCCATGACCAGCTTCAATTTCATCAACTCCATCGTTGGCTCGGGCATTATAG GAATGCCATATGCGCTCAGGCAGGCTGGCTTCGGACTTGGCATTTTGATGATTATTGCTGTTGCTGCGATAACAG ATTATTCCATCTTGCTTCTAGTAGAAGGTGGCCACTTATCAAACACAGATACCTATCAG GATCTTGTACTTGTGGCATTTGGGCGTCCGGGATTTTATCTACTGACTGGCTTGCAGTTCTTGTACCCTTTCATTG CCATGGTCAGCTACAATGTCATCATTGGAGACACCATCACGAAAATTATACTTTGGATGGGCGGAGACA ATCCTGGTATTATTCACTCCATACTCGGCAACCGCCAGTTTGTTATATTCCTGACGACAGTTCTAGTCACATTGCCTCTCTCACTCTATCGTGACATTGGGAAGCTGGGCAAA TGGGCGTTTGTTTCCATactgttgattttatttatagttgTGGCTGTCATCATCCGTCTTTCGACTTTTTCACATActat ACCGCCGACAGAGGAAGCCTGGCAGTTCGCTCGCGTCAATGTGTCACAAGCTATTGGCATAATGGCCTTCG CATACATGTGTCATCACAGTACTTTTCTGATCCACTCATCCCTCGAGAAACCAACTCACCAGCGATGGGGCTTCGTGGTGCACTTCAGTGTCTGCTTTGCCATGATCATGTGCCTGGTACTGGGCATTACAGGCTACATATCCTTCACTGGCAATGCACAAG GTGATTTGCTAGAAAACTATTGCTGGGATGATATCCTGATGAACATTTCTCGACTGGCCTTTGCCATCACAATCATGCTCACCTATCCTGTGGAATGTTTTGTCACGCGAGAG GTAATCGAGAATGCTGTGTTTCCGTCACATCCACCAGCTCCTCTTTGGCGGCACATCTCAGTCACCATTGTCATCGTTTTTCTGACAGGAGTCATTTCGATGGCAACAGACTGCCTTGGCATTGTACTCACTCTCAAT GGTGTGTTGGCTGCCGCCCCACTGGCCTACATTATTCCTGCCTGCTGCGTGATGAGGCTACGGCAGGAGGCTCTCCTGTCACGAAGTAACATCGGGCCCATCTTGCTGGCAACGTTTGGCACGCTGGTGGCGGTCATCGGCTTCATCATGGCCCTTGTTGACTTGGTTAGTGGGGTCAGCACCTGCTCACATGGGGCTGAACCCAGCTACTGCACGCCCATGAatgacaacagcagcatcaCAACTACTTTTGTCCCACTACACTCTTCACAGCTGGCCGTTTAA